A DNA window from Pseudomonas wuhanensis contains the following coding sequences:
- a CDS encoding RidA family protein — protein MTQRDVVFPPGRQALYERNRYSPAIRSNGFLFVSGQVGSTEDGSPEPELETQVRLAFNNLNAILGSAGCTFDDVIDVTVFIVDPESKFETIWKVVPEFWGNAPHPTLTAVGVTWLYGFEFEIKVIAKLPETIRS, from the coding sequence ATGACTCAGCGTGATGTTGTTTTTCCTCCCGGACGCCAAGCGCTTTATGAGCGCAATCGCTATTCGCCGGCGATTCGGTCCAATGGCTTTTTATTCGTTTCGGGGCAAGTCGGTAGTACCGAAGACGGCTCACCCGAGCCCGAGCTGGAGACTCAGGTTCGGCTCGCGTTCAACAATCTGAACGCGATCCTGGGTTCTGCTGGTTGCACCTTCGACGACGTGATTGACGTAACGGTCTTCATCGTCGATCCCGAATCGAAGTTCGAAACGATCTGGAAGGTAGTGCCGGAGTTCTGGGGTAACGCACCGCACCCAACGTTAACTGCTGTCGGGGTAACGTGGCTGTATGGCTTTGAGTTCGAGATCAAGGTGATCGCCAAGCTTCCTGAAACCATCAGGAGCTGA
- a CDS encoding ATP-dependent Clp protease proteolytic subunit, with translation MTEHIVHFHCQIDQGTMERFRDCCLDAIDQGASSLLLNLSTCGGSTNFGFALYTFLKSLPVPLCAINAGNIESMGIIMYLAAGRRITAPHSRFLIHPMNWYFSQNSVDHQRLREYLSSLDNDLARYVQIFALETAHAETKLDIFHCLSAEEKVIAAHESLAYGIAHEMHQMVFADNVKHWKISGS, from the coding sequence ATGACTGAGCACATCGTCCACTTTCATTGCCAGATTGATCAGGGCACCATGGAACGCTTCCGGGACTGCTGCCTCGACGCCATCGACCAGGGCGCCTCCTCCTTGCTGCTCAATCTCTCCACCTGCGGTGGCAGCACCAATTTTGGCTTCGCCCTCTACACCTTCCTCAAATCCCTGCCGGTGCCGCTGTGCGCGATCAATGCCGGCAACATCGAATCGATGGGCATCATCATGTACCTGGCCGCCGGCCGACGGATCACCGCGCCCCATTCGCGGTTTCTGATTCACCCCATGAATTGGTACTTCAGCCAAAACTCGGTTGACCATCAACGTCTGCGCGAATACCTGTCGAGCCTGGATAACGACCTCGCGCGTTACGTGCAAATCTTTGCCCTGGAAACTGCCCACGCAGAGACCAAACTGGATATTTTTCATTGCCTTTCAGCGGAAGAAAAAGTCATTGCGGCGCATGAATCCCTGGCCTACGGCATCGCCCACGAAATGCATCAGATGGTGTTTGCCGATAACGTCAAACACTGGAAAATCAGTGGCAGCTGA
- a CDS encoding nuclear transport factor 2 family protein, which produces MKKTKLLIGFLCLFSGYVMAAPSSGEKDVAVAVDHLTQAMLTKNIPKLNALTAENLTYGHSSGKIQDKKAFIADIESGKSAFKTLEMQGQTITLSGDVALVRHHFSAQAIKGEEIVPTEIENFQIWQKQQGKWLLVGRQAFRF; this is translated from the coding sequence ATGAAAAAAACGAAATTGCTTATCGGCTTCTTGTGCCTCTTCAGCGGCTACGTGATGGCAGCCCCCTCCTCCGGCGAGAAAGACGTCGCCGTGGCGGTAGACCATCTGACTCAAGCCATGCTGACCAAGAACATTCCCAAACTGAATGCGCTCACCGCTGAAAACCTTACCTACGGCCATTCCAGCGGGAAAATCCAGGACAAGAAAGCGTTTATCGCCGACATCGAAAGCGGCAAAAGCGCTTTCAAGACACTCGAAATGCAAGGCCAGACCATCACGCTCTCGGGTGATGTGGCGTTGGTTCGTCATCATTTTTCGGCGCAAGCCATCAAGGGTGAAGAGATCGTTCCCACGGAAATCGAGAACTTCCAGATCTGGCAGAAACAGCAAGGCAAATGGCTACTGGTAGGACGACAAGCGTTCCGCTTCTGA
- a CDS encoding phage holin family protein, whose amino-acid sequence MNREDPELQRTPPVTPSVTTADHDASVVGLLRQLTREVPALFTKELALAKVELQASLTTLKAGIAGVAGGAIVLLAGFIILLMAVVYALSLVMAPWLAALIVGVVVMVIGFVMLQAGKKQLEPSHFKPDRTLDALNKDQEALRRKVS is encoded by the coding sequence ATGAACAGAGAAGATCCAGAACTGCAACGCACACCACCCGTCACACCGTCGGTCACGACGGCTGATCATGACGCCTCCGTGGTCGGTTTATTGCGGCAGTTAACTCGGGAAGTACCGGCGTTATTCACCAAGGAACTGGCGTTGGCCAAGGTGGAATTGCAGGCCAGCCTGACGACGTTGAAGGCAGGGATTGCCGGGGTCGCCGGTGGCGCCATCGTGCTGCTCGCCGGGTTCATCATTCTGCTGATGGCGGTCGTCTATGCCTTGAGCCTGGTGATGGCGCCCTGGCTGGCCGCGCTGATTGTCGGCGTCGTGGTGATGGTCATCGGGTTCGTGATGCTGCAAGCAGGCAAAAAACAATTGGAGCCTTCCCACTTCAAGCCTGATCGCACCCTGGACGCCTTGAACAAAGACCAGGAAGCCCTGCGGAGGAAAGTGTCATGA
- a CDS encoding DUF3618 domain-containing protein, with protein MNREFETEAAKSPETIEREIDAQRENIGHIVDALESKFTPGQMFDQALLMMQSNGSTFLTNLGTSVRNNPVPAVLTSVGLMWLMMSQNRPPTPMEYRVEPQPDVDWADDLGEGLSEGLDSARQRLHDTTDSLKDSYQAVKGKAAHLSDSLHAKTDQLSHAVHDTSDRLARRTHEMGDQFSHLLKEQPLLMAAMGIAVGALLGAALPTTATERRYLGRTSASLTGKVKQQAREGYEAVREKVMETTEPHEAIAGETGEMRKTASETSADLSRGLGTS; from the coding sequence ATGAACCGAGAATTCGAAACCGAAGCGGCCAAGAGCCCGGAAACCATCGAGCGTGAAATCGATGCGCAACGGGAGAACATCGGGCATATCGTCGACGCGCTGGAAAGCAAGTTCACCCCCGGCCAGATGTTCGATCAGGCGCTGCTGATGATGCAAAGCAACGGCTCGACCTTCCTGACCAATCTGGGCACCAGCGTGCGCAACAACCCCGTGCCCGCGGTGCTGACCTCGGTCGGGCTGATGTGGTTGATGATGAGCCAGAATCGCCCGCCAACGCCCATGGAATATCGCGTCGAGCCGCAGCCGGATGTCGACTGGGCCGATGACTTGGGTGAAGGGCTTTCCGAGGGTTTGGACAGCGCCCGACAGCGTCTGCACGACACCACCGATTCGCTCAAGGACAGCTATCAGGCGGTCAAGGGTAAGGCAGCGCACCTGAGCGATAGCCTGCATGCGAAGACCGATCAGCTCAGTCACGCCGTCCATGACACCAGCGATCGCCTGGCGCGCAGGACTCATGAAATGGGCGACCAGTTCAGTCATCTGCTCAAGGAGCAACCCCTGCTGATGGCCGCGATGGGTATCGCGGTGGGCGCGTTGTTGGGCGCGGCGTTACCCACCACTGCAACGGAACGCCGTTATCTGGGCAGGACCAGCGCAAGCCTCACCGGCAAGGTCAAGCAGCAAGCACGGGAGGGTTATGAGGCGGTGCGCGAAAAGGTGATGGAAACCACGGAGCCCCACGAGGCAATCGCTGGAGAAACGGGCGAGATGCGCAAGACCGCGTCCGAAACCTCGGCCGATCTGTCGCGTGGGTTGGGAACTTCTTGA
- a CDS encoding LysR family transcriptional regulator, with product MDRFDAMQAFARVVETGSFTKAAETLHMSKTSVTQLVQQLEARLRVKLLNRTTRKVNVTADGAVYYERVIRLLADMDDAETSLSSASTLPRGRLRVDVPSPLASMILVPALPAFHARYPDIQIDMGVSDRIVDMIGENVDCVVRGGELTDQSLMARRVGDLQLSVYAAPSYLERVGTPSHPQELEDSHHRVVGFLWARTGKAVPYAMRSNSESVHIKGRYVLAVDDGNAYIAAGLAGLGVLWLPDYMSRPYEARGELVRLFEDWRLDPMPIYVAFPPNRHISFKLRVFIDWVAELMAQHAPIMMREASGI from the coding sequence ATGGACCGTTTCGATGCGATGCAGGCATTTGCTCGGGTGGTGGAAACGGGCAGCTTCACCAAAGCGGCCGAAACACTGCATATGAGCAAGACGAGCGTGACGCAACTGGTGCAGCAGTTGGAGGCCCGGTTACGCGTCAAATTACTCAACCGCACGACGCGCAAGGTCAACGTAACGGCCGACGGCGCCGTCTATTACGAACGCGTGATACGGCTGCTAGCCGACATGGACGATGCCGAGACTAGCCTGTCCAGCGCCTCGACCCTGCCCCGGGGCCGGCTGCGAGTGGATGTGCCCAGCCCGCTGGCCAGCATGATTCTGGTACCGGCGTTGCCTGCGTTTCATGCTCGATACCCTGACATCCAGATCGACATGGGCGTCAGCGATCGCATCGTGGATATGATTGGCGAGAATGTGGATTGCGTTGTGCGCGGCGGAGAACTAACCGATCAGTCTCTGATGGCCCGGCGGGTAGGCGACCTCCAGTTGAGCGTTTATGCGGCGCCGAGCTACCTGGAACGCGTCGGTACGCCGTCGCATCCACAAGAGCTGGAAGATTCGCATCATCGTGTCGTCGGTTTCCTGTGGGCACGCACAGGCAAAGCCGTGCCTTATGCCATGCGCAGCAACAGTGAGAGCGTGCATATCAAAGGTCGCTATGTGCTGGCGGTCGACGATGGCAATGCCTATATCGCGGCCGGGCTGGCCGGCCTCGGAGTGCTTTGGCTGCCAGACTACATGTCCAGACCATACGAAGCGCGCGGCGAGTTGGTCCGTTTGTTCGAGGATTGGCGTCTCGATCCGATGCCGATCTACGTGGCTTTTCCGCCGAACCGGCATATCAGCTTCAAGCTGCGCGTGTTCATTGATTGGGTCGCTGAGCTGATGGCACAGCACGCGCCTATCATGATGCGTGAGGCATCAGGAATCTGA
- a CDS encoding general stress protein yields MANTGDKKPGNFANDPQKASEAGKKGGVSGGGMMNDPQRPSDAGKKGGQASGGRQSSDTNRPGSEQGGGRSGSFVDREKTSDADKKGGGQNPGGGRKP; encoded by the coding sequence ATGGCTAACACCGGTGACAAAAAACCTGGCAATTTTGCCAACGACCCTCAAAAAGCCTCTGAAGCTGGCAAAAAAGGCGGGGTATCGGGCGGCGGGATGATGAACGATCCGCAACGCCCCTCCGACGCCGGCAAAAAAGGTGGACAGGCCTCAGGGGGCCGTCAATCCAGCGATACCAATCGTCCCGGCAGCGAACAGGGAGGAGGCCGCTCGGGCAGCTTTGTCGACAGAGAGAAAACATCTGACGCAGACAAAAAAGGAGGAGGGCAAAATCCCGGCGGCGGGCGTAAACCCTGA